The following are encoded together in the Blautia obeum ATCC 29174 genome:
- a CDS encoding tyrosine-protein kinase family protein: MEERIDNETVQQIDLISMLKDIGREWLTILLLAIAAALFADIWICATYQPEYRTSTTFVVTAKGMNNNIYQNLNSTKELAGQFTEILGSNVLKKKVAQDLGVNSLEVETSVDLVPETNLITLSVKAGTAAESYRILQSVMENYNTVSDYAIKNVIIETIQQPSVAMAPINPLDEKRTVMKVFAVAAGCLIALLAGISYIRDTIKNPGEVSTKLDTRLLGTIAYEKKSKALSMKRKKDYLSMLIQNPLRSFAYVESSKMAASRVRSYMDKEDAKVLLVTSVMENEGKSTVAANLALSLAQEGSRVMLIDCDFRKPAQYKIFNVRDNEETDLGDVLINHASTEKIIRNWNNSGLYMILNKTSSNAIETLLKSMTLKQIIAFCREKMDYVVIDTSPLALVADTEELAQMTDASVLVVRQDTVLTKDINDAIDILNNTRGKVLGCILNGVTSQNMAGSGHYGCGGHYGKRA; the protein is encoded by the coding sequence ATGGAAGAGAGAATAGACAACGAAACCGTTCAGCAGATAGACCTGATCAGCATGCTGAAAGACATTGGAAGAGAGTGGCTGACCATTCTTTTGCTGGCAATAGCTGCTGCATTGTTTGCAGATATCTGGATTTGTGCGACTTATCAGCCGGAATACCGAACTTCGACAACATTTGTTGTTACGGCAAAAGGTATGAATAACAATATATATCAGAATCTGAATTCGACAAAAGAGCTGGCAGGACAGTTTACTGAAATTCTGGGCAGTAATGTATTGAAGAAAAAAGTAGCGCAGGATCTGGGAGTGAACAGCCTGGAGGTGGAGACGTCGGTAGACCTTGTTCCGGAGACAAATCTGATCACACTTTCCGTTAAGGCTGGTACTGCAGCTGAGTCTTATCGAATACTGCAGTCCGTTATGGAAAACTATAATACGGTTTCCGATTATGCGATTAAAAATGTCATCATTGAGACGATTCAGCAACCATCTGTAGCCATGGCTCCGATCAATCCGTTGGATGAAAAAAGAACAGTCATGAAGGTATTTGCTGTGGCAGCCGGATGCCTGATAGCTTTATTGGCCGGAATTTCCTACATACGAGATACCATTAAAAATCCGGGAGAAGTATCCACAAAACTGGATACCCGTTTGCTTGGAACGATTGCCTATGAGAAAAAATCAAAGGCTCTTTCCATGAAAAGAAAGAAGGATTATCTTTCTATGCTGATCCAGAATCCACTTCGAAGTTTTGCTTATGTGGAGTCCAGCAAAATGGCTGCATCCAGAGTGAGAAGCTATATGGATAAAGAGGATGCAAAAGTACTTCTTGTTACCAGTGTGATGGAAAATGAAGGAAAATCCACAGTAGCAGCAAATCTGGCACTGTCACTTGCGCAGGAAGGAAGCAGAGTTATGCTGATAGACTGTGATTTCCGAAAACCGGCACAGTACAAAATTTTTAATGTCCGTGATAATGAAGAGACGGATCTAGGAGATGTACTGATCAACCATGCAAGTACGGAGAAGATTATCCGGAACTGGAATAATTCCGGTCTGTATATGATTTTAAATAAAACTTCTTCAAATGCAATCGAAACTCTGCTGAAAAGCATGACGCTCAAACAGATCATCGCTTTTTGCCGTGAAAAAATGGACTATGTAGTTATCGACACTTCTCCGCTTGCCCTTGTGGCAGATACAGAGGAGCTGGCACAGATGACAGATGCTTCTGTGCTGGTAGTAAGACAGGACACGGTATTGACGAAGGACATTAATGATGCAATCGATATACTGAACAATACCAGAGGAAAAGTACTTGGCTGCATCCTGAATGGTGTGACGTCACAAAATATGGCAGGAAGCGGACATTACGGATGTGGAGGACATTATGGGAAGCGAGCGTAA
- a CDS encoding polysaccharide biosynthesis tyrosine autokinase gives MGSERNTEMDSGILYFTTILDDMWRGFKKFFLLCFLLMAVCGAVMYMREKTNYTPVYQAYSSFVVETKTAYGYNQSYSDETTAGQLSKTFPYILTSGALSDIVAESLGVDSIPASISAEAIQDTSIFTINVTASDPQIAYDVLQAVIQYYPQVAEYIIGDTQLTLMDESGIPEKPQNPQNFTGAVAKGVAAGAVVSIFLLFVYASTRKTVRREEDLKNYLSIAYLGSVPKSHGKRRKSKKTVLLDGKGNTTVLRESFRTIRTRVTKNAEENGIKSLIVTSAISDEGKTTVAVNLAISLAKKGKKVALLDGDLRHPSVALSMGIRTKKYGIADVLNKKADLKSIMLRYGEYELDILPGKEMVKNPTELIGNGYLERLLKVLRKNYDYVIVDTPPCGMLSDASAIARMTDGAVMVVRQDSARIDRILNGVENIADTGVNLIGYVLNGTEMGITGYGYGYGYGYGYGYGYGYGYGHYGYYGKKG, from the coding sequence ATGGGAAGCGAGCGTAATACAGAGATGGATTCCGGAATTCTGTATTTTACTACGATTCTGGATGATATGTGGCGAGGATTTAAGAAGTTTTTCCTCCTGTGTTTTCTGCTTATGGCAGTCTGTGGAGCCGTTATGTATATGAGAGAAAAGACAAATTATACTCCGGTATATCAGGCATATTCTTCTTTTGTTGTGGAGACTAAGACGGCATACGGATACAATCAGAGCTATTCGGATGAAACAACAGCAGGACAGCTCAGTAAAACATTTCCATATATCCTGACCAGTGGTGCACTTTCGGATATTGTGGCAGAAAGTCTCGGGGTTGATTCGATACCAGCAAGTATTTCAGCAGAAGCAATTCAGGATACATCAATTTTTACGATCAATGTAACTGCTTCTGATCCCCAGATTGCTTACGATGTGCTGCAGGCAGTTATCCAATACTATCCGCAGGTTGCAGAATATATTATAGGAGATACACAGCTGACGCTGATGGATGAAAGTGGCATTCCGGAAAAACCACAGAATCCGCAGAATTTTACAGGAGCAGTTGCAAAAGGTGTGGCTGCGGGGGCGGTAGTTAGTATTTTCCTTTTATTTGTATATGCATCAACAAGAAAAACAGTACGAAGGGAAGAGGACCTGAAAAACTATCTGAGTATTGCATATCTTGGAAGCGTGCCAAAATCACATGGAAAAAGACGCAAAAGTAAAAAAACAGTACTTCTTGACGGGAAAGGAAATACAACAGTCCTTCGGGAAAGCTTCCGAACGATTCGCACGCGAGTGACAAAAAATGCAGAAGAGAATGGAATAAAAAGTCTGATCGTGACCAGTGCCATATCCGATGAAGGAAAAACAACAGTGGCAGTAAACCTTGCAATTTCTCTTGCCAAAAAAGGAAAGAAAGTTGCTTTGCTTGATGGAGATCTCAGACATCCATCTGTTGCATTGTCTATGGGAATTCGGACAAAAAAGTATGGGATTGCAGATGTTTTGAATAAAAAAGCAGATCTCAAATCGATTATGCTCCGCTACGGCGAGTATGAGCTGGACATTCTGCCGGGAAAAGAGATGGTAAAAAATCCAACCGAACTGATTGGAAACGGATATCTGGAACGGCTGTTAAAGGTACTTCGTAAAAATTATGATTATGTGATCGTAGATACGCCGCCATGTGGCATGCTTTCGGACGCATCAGCAATCGCCCGTATGACAGATGGAGCAGTCATGGTAGTACGTCAGGACTCTGCACGCATAGACAGAATTCTGAACGGAGTAGAAAATATTGCAGATACAGGTGTAAATCTGATCGGGTATGTACTGAATGGAACAGAGATGGGAATTACCGGTTATGGATACGGTTACGGATATGGCTACGGGTATGGCTACGGATATGGCTATGGCTATGGCCATTACGGCTACTATGGGAAAAAAGGATGA